A genomic window from Pseudonocardia broussonetiae includes:
- a CDS encoding FAD-dependent monooxygenase: MQPRRVAVLGGGPGGLYAARLLKLAQPACEVVVHEQGDRETTFGFGVGLAAGTQRKLEAADADTLRDIRAAGRRHDMTMEVGGAVARVRNDHLIGIARTELLDVLQRHAEKAGVQLEYGSRRTADDLDADVVVAADGVGSATREAGEFGTRVETGRGLYLWCGAAFALDDAVFAAVDTGHGTFVTHAYPYAPDRSTFLVETDEATWRAAGFETPDLDADGTDARSLDHLAAVFAGHLRGHALIGNRTRWTRFRTVRCDRWSDGRVVLLGDAAHTAHFSIGSGTKLAMEDAIALVAALGEEEAAAAAFARYEAERRPAVERLQELARRSRLWWESFPSRTHLPVERLMVSYMTRAGNVPLDRFAATSPDVVGAALGQYAGVAPVVPGDVTGWVLEQAAPAPGGLDVAETVVDAVVDDPWGPEADAVVAGSAGAAAVRVVGPPDRSALLTRLDLAERLRLEAGAVVTVEGPPELRDDLAAGLVSGRADRVALVAS, encoded by the coding sequence ATGCAGCCACGCCGGGTCGCGGTGCTCGGGGGTGGGCCCGGTGGGCTCTACGCCGCGCGCCTGCTCAAGCTGGCGCAGCCCGCCTGCGAGGTCGTCGTGCACGAGCAGGGCGACCGCGAGACCACGTTCGGCTTCGGCGTGGGGCTGGCGGCGGGCACGCAGCGGAAGCTGGAGGCCGCCGACGCCGACACGCTGCGCGACATCCGGGCGGCGGGCCGGCGCCACGACATGACGATGGAGGTCGGCGGCGCGGTCGCCCGGGTGCGCAACGACCACCTCATCGGCATCGCGCGCACCGAGCTCCTCGACGTGCTGCAGCGCCACGCCGAGAAGGCCGGCGTGCAGCTGGAGTACGGCTCCCGCCGCACGGCCGACGACCTGGACGCCGACGTGGTCGTCGCCGCCGACGGCGTCGGCAGCGCCACCCGTGAGGCGGGGGAGTTCGGCACGCGCGTGGAGACCGGCCGCGGGCTCTACCTCTGGTGCGGCGCCGCGTTCGCGCTCGACGACGCCGTCTTCGCGGCCGTCGACACCGGGCACGGCACCTTCGTCACCCACGCCTACCCCTACGCGCCCGACCGCAGCACGTTCCTGGTCGAGACCGACGAGGCGACGTGGCGGGCGGCGGGGTTCGAGACGCCCGACCTGGATGCCGACGGCACCGACGCCCGCTCGCTGGACCACCTCGCCGCCGTGTTCGCCGGGCACCTGCGGGGGCACGCGCTGATCGGCAACCGCACCCGCTGGACGCGGTTCCGCACGGTCCGCTGCGACCGCTGGTCCGACGGGCGCGTGGTGCTGCTCGGTGACGCCGCCCACACCGCGCACTTCTCCATCGGCTCGGGCACCAAGCTCGCGATGGAGGACGCGATCGCGCTGGTCGCGGCCCTGGGCGAGGAGGAGGCCGCTGCCGCGGCGTTCGCCCGGTACGAGGCCGAGCGCCGCCCGGCCGTCGAGCGGCTCCAGGAGCTGGCCCGGCGCAGCCGCCTGTGGTGGGAGTCCTTCCCGTCGCGCACGCACCTGCCGGTGGAGCGGCTGATGGTGTCCTACATGACCCGGGCGGGGAACGTGCCGCTCGACCGGTTCGCCGCGACGAGCCCGGACGTGGTCGGCGCCGCGCTCGGGCAGTACGCGGGCGTCGCGCCGGTGGTGCCCGGCGACGTGACGGGGTGGGTGCTCGAGCAGGCGGCCCCGGCGCCAGGAGGTCTCGACGTGGCGGAGACCGTCGTCGACGCCGTCGTGGACGACCCGTGGGGCCCCGAGGCCGACGCCGTCGTGGCCGGGAGCGCCGGGGCCGCGGCGGTCCGGGTCGTCGGCCCGCCGGACCGGTCCGCGCTGCTCACCCGGCTCGACCTCGCCGAGCGGCTGCGCCTGGAGGCCGGCGCCGTCGTCACGGTCGAGGGGCCGCCGGAGCTGCGCGACGACCTCGCCGCCGGGCTGGTCAGCGGCCGCGCCGACCGCGTCGCGCTGGTGGCGTCGTGA
- a CDS encoding hydantoinase/oxoprolinase family protein, with protein MTYVIGVDVGGTFTDAVLDDDSGTVVAAKSPSTPPDYSRGVLDVLGLLAEQIGRTLPEMLADTHHIAHGTTSSLNALVMGNVPPVGFLTTKGHRDSIFIMNVEGRYLGRSPHELQHVLEQDKGHHLLPKRHALEVTERIDRDGTVIVALDEDGARAAIRALLDDGVRAIAISLLWSFRNPAHEQRLRELVAEQDPDVFVALSSEVSPRIREFSRNATTIMSTQIGPGLRDYLTTLEDALRAQGLAGPLLVMQSNGGAVAAAQAPAAAISTVGSVLTGGVVGSVQLGRQLGHRNIISTDVGGTTFLAGLVVDGEPVRDTTTIINHHPVNVPTLRVDAIGSGGGAIAWLDAGGNLRIGPRSAQAVPGPACYGQGGTEPTNTDANLVLGILTERGLLGGRKPLSLELARQAIDTQIAKPLGLSVEEAAAAIHAIQNAQTGDLLRKSVVEAGHDPRGFVLYAFGGAGPAHCARYAAEVGVEEVVVPLGPVASAFSAFGLAASDIVLAAELSDPTVVPFDPQRAERNFAELEQRVRDGLDRQGVSFSAVELHREIDMRYTMQLAEVTAPVPGGPLDTAAVEAAAAAFEERYAALYGAEAGFREAGIQAITFRVRGVGRLPFSPELPATGVADSPDPSDAVVGSRPVCLDAATGYVDTTIYDYRRLRAGHVLTGPAIVEVPTTTVVVPGGTTGTVDRLGNLTLRPTSTVGSPS; from the coding sequence ATGACCTATGTCATCGGCGTGGACGTGGGCGGCACGTTCACCGACGCCGTGCTGGACGACGACTCCGGCACGGTGGTCGCCGCGAAGTCACCGTCCACCCCGCCCGACTACTCCCGGGGCGTGCTCGACGTCCTCGGGCTGCTCGCCGAGCAGATCGGCCGGACGCTGCCCGAGATGCTGGCCGACACCCACCACATCGCGCACGGCACGACGTCCTCGCTCAACGCGCTGGTCATGGGCAACGTCCCGCCGGTCGGGTTCCTGACCACCAAGGGGCACCGCGACTCGATCTTCATCATGAACGTCGAGGGGCGCTACCTCGGCCGCTCCCCGCACGAGCTGCAGCACGTGCTCGAGCAGGACAAGGGCCACCACCTGCTGCCCAAGCGGCACGCGCTGGAGGTCACCGAGCGCATCGACCGCGACGGCACCGTGATCGTCGCGCTGGACGAGGACGGCGCCCGGGCCGCGATCCGCGCGCTGCTCGACGACGGCGTCCGCGCGATCGCGATCTCGCTGCTCTGGTCCTTCCGCAACCCCGCCCACGAGCAGCGCCTGCGCGAGCTCGTCGCCGAGCAGGACCCGGACGTCTTCGTCGCGCTGTCCAGCGAGGTCAGCCCGCGCATCCGCGAGTTCTCCCGCAACGCGACGACGATCATGAGCACGCAGATCGGGCCCGGCCTGCGCGACTACCTCACGACGCTGGAGGACGCCCTGCGCGCGCAGGGCCTCGCCGGCCCGCTGCTGGTGATGCAGAGCAACGGCGGGGCCGTCGCGGCCGCGCAGGCACCGGCCGCGGCGATCTCCACGGTCGGCTCGGTGCTCACCGGCGGCGTCGTCGGGTCGGTGCAGCTGGGCCGCCAGCTCGGCCACCGCAACATCATCTCCACCGACGTCGGCGGCACGACGTTCCTCGCCGGCCTGGTCGTCGACGGGGAGCCCGTCCGCGACACGACGACGATCATCAACCACCACCCGGTCAACGTGCCCACCCTGCGCGTCGACGCCATCGGCTCGGGCGGCGGGGCGATCGCCTGGCTCGACGCGGGCGGCAACCTGCGGATCGGGCCGCGCAGCGCGCAGGCCGTGCCCGGCCCCGCCTGCTACGGCCAGGGCGGCACCGAGCCGACCAACACCGACGCCAACCTCGTGCTCGGCATCCTCACCGAGCGCGGCCTGCTCGGCGGGCGCAAGCCGCTGTCGCTGGAGCTGGCCCGCCAGGCGATCGACACCCAGATCGCGAAGCCGCTGGGCCTCTCGGTCGAGGAGGCCGCCGCCGCGATCCACGCGATCCAGAACGCGCAGACCGGCGACCTGCTGCGCAAGTCCGTCGTCGAGGCGGGGCACGACCCGCGCGGGTTCGTCCTCTACGCCTTCGGCGGCGCCGGCCCCGCGCACTGCGCGCGCTACGCCGCCGAGGTGGGCGTCGAGGAGGTCGTCGTGCCGCTGGGCCCGGTGGCGTCCGCGTTCTCGGCGTTCGGGCTCGCTGCGTCGGACATCGTCCTCGCGGCCGAGCTGTCGGACCCGACCGTCGTGCCGTTCGACCCGCAGCGGGCCGAGCGCAACTTCGCCGAGCTCGAGCAGCGCGTGCGCGACGGCCTCGACCGCCAGGGCGTGTCGTTCTCCGCGGTGGAGCTGCACCGCGAGATCGACATGCGCTACACGATGCAGCTCGCCGAGGTCACCGCGCCGGTGCCGGGCGGACCGCTCGACACGGCCGCGGTCGAGGCCGCGGCGGCGGCGTTCGAGGAGCGCTACGCCGCCCTCTACGGCGCGGAGGCCGGGTTCCGGGAGGCCGGCATCCAGGCCATCACGTTCCGCGTGCGCGGCGTGGGCCGGCTGCCGTTCTCCCCCGAGCTGCCCGCGACGGGCGTCGCCGACTCCCCGGACCCGTCCGACGCGGTCGTCGGCAGCCGTCCGGTGTGCCTCGACGCGGCCACCGGCTACGTCGACACCACGATCTACGACTACCGCAGGCTGCGCGCGGGCCACGTCCTCACCGGGCCGGCGATCGTCGAGGTGCCGACGACGACCGTCGTCGTGCCCGGCGGCACCACCGGCACCGTCGACCGCCTCGGCAACCTCACCCTCCGGCCCACCTCCACCGTCGGGAGCCCGTCGTGA
- a CDS encoding hydantoinase B/oxoprolinase family protein, which produces MTMPIPGSEVFSSRPVDPDELQRSLPSTLATHTVTQEQIDGLDPLTYEVVRHRLWSVTDEMGEALKRMSGSPIVTDANDFDFAISDELGQEVQVGLYNTMLVGAVDLAIYWTLRHRAANPGIAEGDMFLTNDPWVGGGLHQNDTMVYQPVFHEGKLFAWTSAICHEPDLGGVGLGSFSPAAQDVFSESLPTPPVKVVRDFQLQRDVADVWVRRSRVPMLVGLDLRAKVGANNVGRERILALIAQYGADTVKAVMKRMMGDAEHRLRDKLASLPDGSWSATGYQDQSHEGDRGLHRITLTTTKTGDHLTFDFTGTDPQSGVVNCTYAGMRGGVMLALLPILAGDIPWSAGGLMRCFDLVTEEGTLNNATFPAAVGRGPIGPAWLTGSLVAECLAQMLDRSLELGRNVQATCCGTWDTAVIAGLDQRGEQPVPFLNIIMEPMAGGYGARPHADGIDTGGLFCIPMGRIPDVEMTEFLYPVLTLWRREEPDSGGPGRHRGGVGASVAITPHGTSLPMGLVLASAGKAVAQNAGLSGGHPGNSGLDVVARQSRVAELLAAGTMPSSLAEVSDTLEIGQNYASSYLAPGEVLAMTWQGGGGYGDPLHRDPDAVVRDLREEKITDAAARSVYGVVVRDGVVDAAATAAERERLRTVRRERSSSPSAGAKLDTTAGRRLDDNLVEVTEGDRTVVACRHCGEHLGEPGDLDLALHEGPTTDAGPQMLADPADYVDDPVVFRQYTCPGCATALYSAVVPALHVDHVGVRSAR; this is translated from the coding sequence GTGACCATGCCCATCCCCGGCTCGGAGGTCTTCTCCAGCCGTCCCGTCGACCCCGACGAACTGCAGCGCTCGCTGCCGTCGACGCTCGCGACCCACACCGTCACCCAGGAGCAGATCGACGGCCTCGACCCGCTCACCTACGAGGTCGTCCGGCACCGCCTCTGGTCGGTCACCGACGAGATGGGCGAGGCGCTCAAGCGCATGTCCGGCTCGCCGATCGTCACCGACGCCAACGACTTCGACTTCGCCATCAGCGACGAGCTGGGCCAGGAGGTGCAGGTCGGGCTCTACAACACGATGCTCGTCGGCGCCGTGGACCTGGCGATCTACTGGACGCTGCGGCACCGCGCCGCCAACCCCGGCATCGCCGAGGGCGACATGTTCCTCACCAACGACCCGTGGGTCGGCGGCGGGCTGCACCAGAACGACACGATGGTCTACCAGCCGGTCTTCCACGAGGGGAAGCTGTTCGCCTGGACCAGCGCGATCTGCCACGAGCCCGACCTCGGCGGCGTCGGCCTGGGCTCCTTCTCCCCCGCGGCGCAGGACGTGTTCTCCGAGTCGCTGCCCACGCCGCCGGTCAAGGTGGTGCGCGACTTCCAGCTCCAGCGCGACGTCGCCGACGTCTGGGTGCGCCGCTCGCGCGTCCCGATGCTCGTGGGTCTGGACCTGCGGGCGAAGGTCGGCGCCAACAACGTCGGCCGCGAGCGGATCCTCGCGCTGATCGCGCAGTACGGCGCCGACACCGTCAAGGCCGTGATGAAGCGGATGATGGGCGACGCCGAGCACCGGCTGCGCGACAAGCTCGCCTCGCTGCCCGACGGGTCGTGGAGCGCCACCGGCTACCAGGACCAGTCCCACGAGGGCGACCGCGGGCTCCACAGGATCACGCTGACGACGACGAAGACCGGCGACCACCTGACGTTCGACTTCACCGGCACCGACCCGCAGTCCGGCGTCGTCAACTGCACCTACGCCGGGATGCGCGGCGGGGTCATGCTCGCGCTGCTGCCGATCCTGGCCGGCGACATCCCGTGGTCGGCGGGCGGGCTGATGCGCTGCTTCGACCTCGTCACCGAGGAGGGCACGCTCAACAACGCGACCTTCCCCGCCGCCGTCGGGCGCGGCCCGATCGGCCCGGCCTGGCTGACGGGCAGCCTCGTGGCCGAGTGCCTCGCGCAGATGCTCGACCGCTCGCTCGAGCTGGGCCGCAACGTCCAGGCGACGTGCTGCGGCACGTGGGACACCGCCGTCATCGCGGGCCTCGACCAGCGCGGCGAGCAGCCCGTGCCGTTCCTCAACATCATCATGGAGCCGATGGCCGGCGGCTACGGCGCCCGCCCGCACGCCGACGGCATCGACACCGGCGGCCTGTTCTGCATCCCGATGGGCCGCATCCCCGACGTCGAGATGACCGAGTTCCTCTACCCGGTGCTCACGCTGTGGCGCCGCGAGGAGCCCGACTCCGGCGGCCCCGGGCGCCACCGCGGCGGCGTCGGGGCGTCGGTGGCGATCACCCCGCACGGCACCTCGCTCCCGATGGGCCTCGTGCTCGCGTCGGCGGGCAAGGCGGTGGCCCAGAACGCCGGGCTGTCCGGCGGGCACCCCGGCAACAGCGGGCTCGACGTCGTCGCCCGGCAGAGCCGGGTCGCCGAGCTGCTGGCGGCCGGGACGATGCCGTCATCGCTGGCCGAGGTCAGCGACACCCTCGAGATCGGCCAGAACTACGCGTCGAGCTACCTGGCGCCCGGCGAGGTGCTCGCGATGACCTGGCAGGGCGGGGGCGGCTACGGCGACCCGCTGCACCGCGATCCCGACGCCGTCGTCCGCGACCTGCGCGAGGAGAAGATCACGGACGCGGCGGCCCGGTCGGTCTACGGCGTGGTCGTCCGCGACGGCGTCGTCGACGCGGCGGCGACGGCCGCCGAGCGGGAGCGGCTGCGGACGGTCCGCCGGGAGCGGTCGTCCTCCCCGTCGGCCGGGGCGAAGCTCGACACCACCGCCGGGCGACGGCTCGACGACAACCTCGTCGAGGTCACCGAGGGCGACCGCACGGTGGTGGCCTGCCGGCACTGCGGCGAGCACCTGGGCGAGCCCGGCGACCTGGACCTCGCGCTGCACGAGGGCCCGACCACCGACGCCGGCCCGCAGATGCTGGCCGACCCGGCCGACTACGTCGACGACCCGGTGGTGTTCCGCCAGTACACCTGCCCCGGCTGCGCGACCGCGCTGTACTCGGCGGTGGTGCCGGCGCTGCACGTCGACCACGTCGGGGTGCGGTCGGCACGGTGA
- a CDS encoding zinc-binding dehydrogenase — protein sequence MTGPTDRVLVVDRPGHAEIRHLPRPDAPVVVETLASGVSTGTELSFWTGTNPALHARFDTDLGLFRHGEAATGYPVTRLGYMEVARITGLETPVPGLEVGTTVAMTYGHRSGWAADPAHERIVPLPPDLDPLLGIYVAHMGPICANGLLHAAADRVGTRVASLGDGVSGLRVAVVGAGVVGLLSALFARHHGAAEVVVVDPTPGRRAAAAGLGVDVLDPDAGDPALELKRRWRHGPGDRGADVVLQCRGRAAALATALRLCRPQATVIDLAFYSDDAAAVRLGEEFHHNGLGIRCAQIGRVPRGTAPDWDRNRLSAETVDLLRAHGAAVREQLVTDVLPLDAAPALYDDLHRRARPVLQAVLSPC from the coding sequence GTGACGGGGCCGACGGACCGGGTGCTGGTCGTCGACCGTCCCGGGCACGCGGAGATCCGGCACCTGCCCCGCCCCGACGCGCCGGTCGTCGTCGAGACCCTGGCCAGCGGCGTGTCCACGGGCACCGAGCTGAGCTTCTGGACGGGCACGAACCCCGCCCTGCACGCCCGGTTCGACACCGACCTCGGGCTGTTCCGGCACGGCGAGGCCGCCACCGGCTACCCGGTGACGCGGCTGGGGTACATGGAGGTCGCCCGCATCACCGGGCTCGAGACGCCGGTGCCCGGCCTGGAGGTCGGCACGACGGTGGCCATGACCTACGGGCACCGCAGCGGCTGGGCCGCCGACCCGGCGCACGAGCGGATCGTCCCGCTCCCGCCCGACCTCGACCCGCTGCTCGGGATCTACGTCGCGCACATGGGCCCGATCTGCGCCAACGGGCTCCTGCACGCCGCCGCCGACCGGGTCGGCACGCGGGTCGCCTCGCTGGGCGACGGCGTGAGCGGGCTGCGCGTGGCCGTCGTCGGTGCCGGGGTGGTCGGCCTGCTGTCCGCGCTGTTCGCGCGCCACCACGGCGCGGCCGAGGTCGTGGTCGTCGACCCCACCCCGGGGCGCCGCGCCGCCGCGGCCGGCCTGGGCGTGGACGTCCTCGACCCCGACGCGGGCGACCCGGCCCTCGAGCTCAAGCGCCGCTGGCGCCACGGTCCGGGCGACCGCGGCGCCGACGTCGTCCTGCAGTGCCGGGGCCGCGCCGCCGCCCTCGCGACGGCGCTGCGGCTGTGCCGCCCGCAGGCCACCGTCATCGACCTGGCCTTCTACAGCGACGACGCCGCCGCGGTGCGCCTGGGCGAGGAGTTCCACCACAACGGCCTGGGCATCCGGTGCGCCCAGATCGGCCGGGTGCCCCGCGGCACCGCCCCCGACTGGGACCGGAACCGGCTGTCGGCGGAGACCGTCGACCTGCTGCGGGCGCACGGGGCGGCGGTCCGCGAGCAGCTCGTCACCGACGTGCTGCCGCTCGACGCCGCCCCCGCCCTCTACGACGACCTGCACCGCCGCGCCCGACCGGTGCTGCAGGCCGTGCTCTCACCGTGCTGA
- a CDS encoding Gfo/Idh/MocA family protein — protein MIPRSEQYSAGCRVGFVGTGGVAARHAAVLAGFDDAVLVSATDADAARAVAFATAFGTDVAPDIDALLAHGLDAVYVCVPPFAHGPIEERLAGAGVAVFVEKPPAVDESTAERIAAGFTAAGTTTRVGLHWRVGEPALRARALLEGRTVRVVNGRWLDKLPPVPWWGDPARSGGQVVEQAVHVLDLARFLVGEVAEVQAVAGGPPGDGTGGDGVRVDGATAAVLRFAGGAVGTLATTCALGWKDSAALQIVTDDLVLDVGERGLEVRENGATTHRPFDQALAHRAADRAFLDAVGGHPAVDDLPDHAEALRSHRLACAVSRSARSGRTEQVDP, from the coding sequence ATGATCCCCAGGTCAGAGCAATATTCCGCCGGTTGCCGGGTCGGGTTCGTCGGAACGGGGGGCGTCGCCGCCCGCCATGCCGCGGTACTCGCCGGGTTCGACGACGCGGTGCTCGTGTCGGCCACCGACGCCGACGCGGCGCGCGCGGTCGCCTTCGCCACGGCGTTCGGCACGGACGTCGCCCCCGACATCGACGCGCTGCTGGCCCACGGGCTCGACGCGGTCTACGTGTGCGTGCCCCCGTTCGCGCACGGCCCGATCGAGGAGCGGCTGGCCGGCGCCGGCGTCGCGGTGTTCGTGGAGAAGCCGCCCGCCGTCGACGAGTCCACCGCGGAGCGCATCGCCGCGGGCTTCACCGCGGCCGGGACGACGACGCGGGTGGGGCTGCACTGGCGGGTCGGCGAGCCGGCGCTGCGGGCGCGCGCCCTGCTGGAGGGCCGGACCGTGCGGGTGGTGAACGGTCGGTGGCTGGACAAGCTCCCGCCGGTGCCGTGGTGGGGCGACCCCGCCCGGTCCGGCGGGCAGGTCGTCGAGCAGGCCGTGCACGTGCTCGACCTGGCCCGGTTCCTCGTGGGGGAGGTGGCCGAGGTGCAGGCCGTCGCCGGGGGTCCACCGGGTGACGGCACCGGGGGCGACGGGGTGCGGGTCGACGGCGCGACGGCGGCCGTGCTGCGGTTCGCCGGGGGCGCGGTCGGCACGCTGGCCACCACGTGCGCGCTGGGCTGGAAGGACTCCGCCGCCCTGCAGATCGTCACCGACGACCTCGTCCTCGACGTCGGCGAGCGCGGCCTGGAGGTGCGCGAGAACGGCGCCACCACGCACCGCCCGTTCGACCAGGCGCTCGCGCACCGGGCCGCCGACCGGGCCTTCCTCGACGCCGTCGGCGGGCACCCGGCCGTCGACGACCTGCCCGACCACGCCGAGGCGCTGCGCAGCCACCGCCTCGCCTGCGCGGTGAGCCGCTCCGCGCGGTCCGGGCGCACCGAGCAGGTGGACCCGTGA
- a CDS encoding glycosyltransferase, with product MTPTVLINAGPWLAVPPPGYGGIENVLATLIPPLRARGVRVVLATVGESTVEVDEQVAVFPQGRFAELARPYNQSMGIAAAHLHHVASRVRRGDIDIIHDHQEAFGLTVLSALGHDAPPVLHTLHWDLHKHPDLYGRIDGGGRVWVNGVSFHQLTTAPRPLRAISVGHVHLATPLAGRAPEVPYGGHLVVLGRVTRYKGQDVAARIAHRLGRDLVLAGPVGPFHTPEALAAAGPVDNADVRYFREEVAPLVDGTRVRWVGTVGGRERDEVLGGAAAALFPIDWEEPGGTAVVESLAMGTPVVGYRRGCLPELVEDGRTGLLVDPGDEDALAEAVGRAELLDRGHCRREAARRFTPARMADRYLRLYREVLDRSTRSARVVRPTAGRTAG from the coding sequence ATGACCCCCACCGTGCTGATCAACGCCGGCCCCTGGCTGGCCGTCCCCCCACCCGGGTACGGCGGTATCGAGAACGTCCTGGCGACACTGATCCCGCCGCTGCGCGCCCGCGGGGTGCGGGTCGTCCTCGCGACCGTCGGGGAGTCGACGGTGGAGGTCGACGAGCAGGTCGCGGTGTTCCCGCAGGGGCGCTTCGCCGAGCTCGCCCGGCCGTACAACCAGTCCATGGGGATCGCCGCCGCGCACCTGCACCACGTGGCCTCCCGGGTGCGCCGGGGCGACATCGACATCATCCACGACCACCAGGAGGCCTTCGGGCTCACCGTCCTGTCCGCGCTGGGCCACGACGCGCCGCCGGTCCTGCACACCCTGCACTGGGACCTGCACAAGCACCCCGACCTGTACGGGCGGATCGACGGGGGCGGTCGCGTGTGGGTCAACGGCGTCTCGTTCCACCAGCTGACGACCGCGCCGCGGCCGCTGCGGGCCATCAGCGTCGGGCACGTGCACCTGGCCACCCCGCTCGCGGGGCGGGCCCCGGAGGTCCCCTACGGCGGGCACCTCGTGGTGCTCGGGCGGGTCACCCGCTACAAGGGCCAGGACGTCGCCGCCCGGATCGCGCACCGGCTCGGGCGCGACCTCGTCCTCGCCGGGCCCGTCGGCCCGTTCCACACCCCCGAGGCGCTCGCCGCCGCCGGTCCGGTCGACAACGCCGACGTCCGGTACTTCCGCGAGGAGGTCGCCCCGCTCGTCGACGGCACCCGGGTGCGCTGGGTCGGGACCGTCGGCGGGCGCGAGCGCGACGAGGTGCTCGGCGGCGCCGCGGCCGCCCTGTTCCCGATCGACTGGGAGGAGCCCGGCGGCACCGCCGTGGTCGAGTCCCTCGCGATGGGCACCCCGGTCGTCGGGTACCGGCGCGGCTGCCTGCCCGAGCTCGTCGAGGACGGCCGGACCGGGCTCCTCGTCGACCCCGGCGACGAGGACGCCCTGGCCGAGGCCGTCGGGCGCGCGGAGCTGCTCGACCGCGGGCACTGCCGCCGCGAGGCCGCGCGGCGGTTCACCCCCGCCCGCATGGCCGACCGGTACCTGCGCCTCTACCGCGAGGTGCTCGACCGCAGCACCCGCAGCGCCCGCGTCGTCCGGCCGACCGCCGGCCGCACCGCGGGCTGA
- a CDS encoding zinc-dependent alcohol dehydrogenase — protein sequence MVYRGPHKVRVEDKPVPVVEHPNDAIVKVELAAICGSDLHLYHGMMPDTRIGHTFGHEFVGRVEEVGSSVRNLQRGDRVMVPFNIYCGTCWFCARGLFSNCHNVNPNATAVGGIYGYSHTCGGYDGGQAQYVRVPFADVGPSVIPDWMDDEDALLCTDALATGYFGAQLGGIVEGDVVVVFGAGPVGLYAARSAWLMGAGRVIVIDHLEYRLEKARSFAYAETYNFTEHDDVVVLLKRLTGHLGADVAIDAVGAEADGNLLQHVTSASLKLQGGSPVALNWAIDGVRKGATVSVVGAYGPLFSAVKFGDAMNKGLTLRMNQAPVKRQWPRLFEHIRAGYLKPNDIVTHRIPLEHIAEGYHMFANKLDGCIKPVVLPHAS from the coding sequence ATGGTCTACCGGGGCCCGCACAAGGTCCGGGTCGAGGACAAACCGGTGCCGGTGGTCGAGCACCCGAACGACGCGATCGTCAAGGTCGAGCTCGCCGCGATCTGCGGCTCCGACCTGCACCTCTACCACGGGATGATGCCCGACACCCGGATCGGCCACACGTTCGGCCACGAGTTCGTCGGGCGGGTGGAGGAGGTCGGGTCGTCGGTGCGGAACCTGCAGCGCGGTGACCGGGTGATGGTGCCGTTCAACATCTACTGCGGGACGTGCTGGTTCTGCGCGCGCGGCCTGTTCTCCAACTGCCACAACGTCAACCCCAACGCGACGGCCGTCGGCGGGATCTACGGCTACTCGCACACCTGCGGGGGCTACGACGGCGGGCAGGCGCAGTACGTGCGGGTGCCGTTCGCCGACGTCGGCCCGAGCGTGATCCCGGACTGGATGGACGACGAGGACGCGCTGCTGTGCACCGACGCCCTGGCCACGGGCTACTTCGGTGCGCAGCTCGGCGGCATCGTCGAGGGCGACGTCGTCGTCGTGTTCGGGGCCGGGCCGGTCGGGCTGTACGCGGCGCGGTCGGCGTGGCTGATGGGCGCGGGCCGTGTGATCGTCATCGACCACCTGGAGTACCGGCTGGAGAAGGCGCGCAGCTTCGCCTACGCCGAGACCTACAACTTCACCGAGCACGACGACGTGGTCGTGCTGCTCAAGCGGCTCACCGGGCACCTCGGCGCCGACGTCGCCATCGACGCGGTGGGCGCCGAGGCCGACGGCAACCTGCTCCAGCACGTCACGTCGGCGAGCCTCAAGCTGCAGGGCGGCTCGCCCGTGGCGCTCAACTGGGCCATCGACGGCGTCCGCAAGGGCGCCACGGTCTCGGTGGTCGGGGCGTACGGGCCGCTGTTCAGCGCCGTCAAGTTCGGCGACGCCATGAACAAGGGGCTGACGCTGCGGATGAACCAGGCGCCGGTCAAGCGGCAGTGGCCGCGGCTGTTCGAGCACATCCGCGCCGGCTACCTGAAGCCCAACGACATCGTGACCCACCGGATCCCGCTGGAGCACATCGCCGAGGGCTACCACATGTTCGCCAACAAGCTCGACGGCTGCATCAAGCCGGTCGTGCTGCCGCACGCGTCCTGA